In Cyanobacteria bacterium GSL.Bin1, a single window of DNA contains:
- a CDS encoding type II toxin-antitoxin system HicB family antitoxin — protein sequence MLANYIDQAMELATYEIIEDDQSYWGEIPPLEGVWANHSTLEGCRRELREALSDWIALRLSLGLEIPVIANINLNHLTQPV from the coding sequence ATGCTAGCCAACTATATCGATCAAGCAATGGAACTTGCAACTTACGAAATTATCGAAGACGATCAATCTTACTGGGGCGAGATTCCACCTTTAGAAGGGGTCTGGGCGAATCATTCTACCCTTGAAGGATGTCGCCGAGAACTTAGAGAAGCTCTCAGTGACTGGATTGCTTTACGATTGAGTTTAGGTTTAGAAATTCCTGTAATCGCCAATATTAACCTCAACCATCTGACTCAACCTGTCTAA
- a CDS encoding transposase — MESDYQKQSLQAFLELFLKAQGTHRPQHSQVKSASALSRFLNHYLWSARALIRQVRRMIKQQLSHYHPRGRRPHLQVIVDLTTLEKRGKFKGYQDLVHVFDGKRGLHLVVIYLVVGRWRLPWSFRVYRGKGYSTPAQLGLKLVRQLPRWLKRQFQVMVLADTAFGSIEFLKGLRSLRLHAITGVRRDRLLQDGRPLWQLHKPGQQVRLQGLNFPVTVAWFYLKRDGERKPSKRYVLSTKALKASTIVWWGRHRWQIEGFFKTAKYRFGLHQFGQKTLTGMYRWLILSLVAFLLAHWGYLSLDTRELPDWGVAATIILETCLVELVIALLLAEVERQRPLLKQQGLDVQITRCKI, encoded by the coding sequence ATGGAAAGCGACTACCAAAAACAGAGTCTTCAAGCCTTTCTAGAACTGTTTCTCAAGGCCCAAGGAACACACCGGCCCCAACACTCTCAAGTCAAATCAGCTAGTGCTCTCAGTCGTTTTCTCAATCATTATCTTTGGTCGGCACGAGCGCTCATTCGCCAAGTCAGACGGATGATTAAGCAACAACTAAGCCACTATCATCCCCGAGGTCGGCGTCCTCACTTACAAGTAATCGTTGACTTAACAACCTTGGAAAAACGGGGAAAGTTTAAGGGCTATCAAGACCTAGTTCATGTGTTTGATGGCAAGAGAGGATTGCATCTAGTCGTCATCTATCTGGTAGTGGGACGGTGGCGTCTTCCATGGAGTTTTCGCGTCTACAGAGGAAAAGGATATTCAACTCCAGCACAGTTGGGATTGAAGTTAGTACGGCAACTGCCCCGATGGCTAAAACGCCAATTTCAGGTCATGGTATTGGCAGACACAGCTTTTGGTAGCATCGAATTTCTCAAAGGATTACGCTCTCTGAGGCTTCATGCTATTACTGGTGTCCGTCGTGACCGTCTTCTCCAAGATGGTCGCCCTCTGTGGCAACTACATAAGCCGGGCCAACAAGTCAGGCTTCAAGGACTTAATTTTCCGGTTACTGTAGCTTGGTTCTATCTCAAACGAGATGGAGAAAGGAAACCCTCTAAACGGTATGTTCTATCCACTAAAGCCTTAAAAGCTAGTACCATTGTTTGGTGGGGAAGACATCGCTGGCAGATTGAGGGATTTTTTAAGACAGCTAAATACCGTTTTGGTCTCCATCAGTTTGGTCAAAAGACTCTCACGGGAATGTATCGTTGGTTAATCTTGTCCTTAGTCGCTTTTCTGCTTGCTCATTGGGGTTATCTTTCTCTCGATACCAGAGAGTTACCGGATTGGGGAGTGGCTGCAACCATTATCCTTGAGACTTGCTTGGTAGAATTAGTTATTGCTCTATTGTTAGCTGAAGTTGAGCGTCAACGGCCTTTACTCAAACAGCAGGGATTAGATGTTCAAATTACCAGGTGCAAGATCTGA